From the genome of Pseudomonas sp. Teo4, one region includes:
- a CDS encoding FadR/GntR family transcriptional regulator, with product MSALNTARSTAFIRLRQEGRTDEVARRLVEAIELGLFTEGQQLPSESELALQLGVATVTLREALVVLRQRGLIETRRGRNGGSFVCAPVELPEPLLLSRLREMSGPDLRDLGDEQMAISGTAARLAAQRSSREQQARIAQHIESLKQATTRLARHRADARFHIEVAAAAQSLRLTHAEMRLQSEVGELLWMEAAGGGEVSVIEQEHRAILDALVNGDAVLAGALAEAHVSRGIKRLMALRLELLAGGEGQA from the coding sequence TTGAGTGCCCTGAATACTGCCCGCAGCACCGCGTTCATTCGCCTGCGCCAGGAAGGCCGTACCGACGAAGTGGCGCGGCGGCTGGTGGAGGCCATCGAATTGGGGCTGTTCACCGAAGGCCAACAACTGCCCAGCGAAAGCGAGCTGGCACTGCAATTGGGCGTGGCCACCGTCACCCTGCGCGAAGCGCTGGTCGTTTTGCGCCAGCGCGGGCTGATCGAAACCCGTCGCGGGCGCAATGGCGGTAGCTTCGTCTGTGCGCCGGTGGAATTGCCCGAGCCGCTGTTGCTCAGCCGCCTGCGTGAAATGAGCGGCCCCGACCTGCGCGACCTTGGCGATGAGCAGATGGCGATTTCCGGCACTGCCGCGCGCCTTGCCGCCCAGCGCAGCTCCCGCGAACAGCAGGCGCGTATCGCCCAGCATATCGAGTCGCTCAAGCAGGCCACCACACGGCTGGCCAGGCACCGCGCCGATGCGCGCTTCCATATCGAAGTGGCGGCGGCGGCTCAGTCGTTGCGCCTGACCCACGCCGAGATGCGCCTGCAGTCGGAAGTCGGCGAGCTGCTATGGATGGAGGCTGCTGGCGGCGGCGAGGTCAGCGTGATCGAGCAGGAGCACCGGGCGATTCTCGACGCCCTGGTCAACGGTGATGCGGTACTGGCCGGTGCGCTGGCCGAGGCCCATGTCAGTCGCGGTATCAAGCGCCTGATGGCGCTGCGTCTGGAACTGCTGGCCGGTGGCGAAGGCCAGGCCTGA